A single region of the Euzebya rosea genome encodes:
- a CDS encoding tRNA dihydrouridine synthase → MSPLTLAGARTAVTVDPPVVLAPMAGVTNVPFRAVCRAFGGGLYVSEMVGARALVEADQRGAMALLRTDDGSLDAESDKARLADELSGGRLRTMLRAAFAPDEPVRSLQLYAIDPDHMRDGVAVLAEHDLVDHIDLNFGCPAPKVTRMGGGAALPWRLGLFAELVEAAVSTAGGRPVTVKMRKGIDADHLTFLEAGRIARDLGAAAVTLHGRTAQDAYGGHADWDAIAALVEAIGDEVPVLGNGDIWQAADAVEMIARTGCAGVVVGRGCLGRPWLFGELEAALAGSPVPPPPNLGQVADTLLDHATKLVDHLGEAVAMRDIRKHTGWYLQGFELGKSLRGALRRVERLEEMAELLGTVDREAPMPESAVSMHRGHTHGPKPVRLPDGWLDSRDTHTRLPAAAGAVVSGG, encoded by the coding sequence GTGAGCCCCTTGACCCTGGCTGGTGCCCGCACCGCCGTCACCGTCGACCCGCCGGTCGTCCTCGCCCCCATGGCGGGGGTCACCAACGTGCCTTTCCGTGCCGTCTGCCGCGCCTTCGGCGGCGGGCTCTACGTCAGCGAGATGGTCGGTGCCCGCGCCCTCGTCGAAGCCGACCAGCGCGGGGCCATGGCCCTGCTCCGCACCGACGACGGGTCGCTCGACGCCGAGTCGGACAAGGCCCGGCTGGCCGACGAGCTGTCGGGTGGGCGGTTGCGGACGATGCTCCGAGCGGCGTTCGCCCCCGACGAGCCGGTCAGGTCGCTGCAGCTGTACGCCATCGACCCCGACCACATGCGCGACGGCGTGGCGGTGCTGGCCGAGCACGACCTGGTCGACCACATCGACCTCAACTTCGGCTGCCCGGCGCCCAAGGTCACCCGCATGGGTGGCGGCGCGGCGCTCCCGTGGCGACTCGGCCTGTTCGCCGAGCTGGTCGAGGCCGCCGTCTCGACCGCCGGCGGTCGTCCGGTCACCGTCAAGATGCGCAAGGGCATCGACGCGGACCACCTGACCTTCCTCGAGGCCGGGCGCATCGCCCGGGACCTCGGCGCCGCGGCGGTCACCCTGCACGGTCGCACCGCACAGGACGCCTACGGCGGCCACGCCGACTGGGACGCCATCGCCGCGCTGGTCGAGGCCATCGGCGACGAGGTCCCCGTGCTCGGCAACGGCGACATCTGGCAGGCCGCCGACGCCGTGGAGATGATCGCACGCACCGGATGTGCCGGTGTGGTCGTCGGCCGGGGCTGCCTGGGCCGCCCGTGGCTGTTCGGCGAGCTCGAAGCCGCGCTGGCCGGCAGTCCCGTGCCGCCACCACCCAACCTCGGCCAGGTGGCCGACACCCTGCTCGACCACGCCACGAAGCTGGTCGACCATCTCGGAGAGGCAGTCGCCATGCGTGACATCCGCAAGCACACCGGGTGGTACCTGCAGGGGTTCGAGCTCGGCAAGTCGTTGCGCGGCGCCCTGCGACGCGTGGAACGGCTCGAGGAGATGGCCGAGCTGCTGGGGACAGTGGACCGGGAGGCGCCGATGCCCGAGAGTGCGGTCTCGATGCATCGCGGACACACCCATGGCCCCA
- a CDS encoding ACT domain-containing protein produces the protein MAGETDLGTLLESLDVRQREGTYVYVNLPPGAPLPDLPLSAVVTEVEGTTIVLRQSDAEEAGMDAEFPAAWLTLAVHSSLEAVGLTASVSAALAVVGIPCNIIAGFHHDHLLVPPNRAEDAIAAIAALRDRPELHES, from the coding sequence ATGGCTGGTGAAACGGATCTCGGGACGTTGCTGGAATCACTCGACGTTCGCCAGCGGGAGGGCACGTACGTCTACGTGAACCTGCCGCCTGGGGCGCCGTTGCCCGACCTGCCGCTGTCGGCGGTCGTCACCGAGGTCGAGGGCACCACGATCGTGCTGCGCCAGTCCGACGCCGAGGAGGCGGGCATGGACGCGGAGTTCCCCGCCGCATGGCTGACGCTGGCCGTCCACTCCTCCCTGGAGGCCGTGGGCCTGACCGCGTCGGTCAGCGCGGCCCTGGCGGTCGTGGGCATCCCCTGCAACATCATCGCGGGGTTCCACCACGACCACCTGCTGGTCCCGCCGAACCGCGCCGAGGACGCCATCGCCGCGATCGCGGCGCTGCGGGACCGTCCCGAGCTGCACGAGTCCTGA
- a CDS encoding DNA gyrase/topoisomerase IV subunit B, with protein sequence MVEYSAKSISVLEGLEAVRKRPGMYIGSTDVRGLHHLVWEVVDNAVDEHLAGHCRKITVKILKDGGVEVADDGRGIPVEEHHKLKVPALEVVMTKLHAGGKFDQQAYAVSGGLHGVGVSVVNALAIRTQVEVSRDGQVHAMQFKQGKRTKKLEVIGTAARGGKATGTLVRFWPDPEIFDTTDFDDETIVTRLKETALLNPGLRIDFHDNRPASQGGGRRESFRFADGLTDFVNVLLDGKDPLLAKPIVISRAEEFDGRPMACDIAVTWMETGHSERSRSYVNIIHTPDGGAHDEGFRKALTRTLNKWGSDQNKLFVQKGPQSVTGDDLREGMVAVVSVKMPDPQFEGQTKGRLGSAVMRKFVEKVVGEALAEWLDANTGDGRKIIKKSLLAAKARQAAKAARDLTRRKGILDSSSAGLPGKLADCSSRNPEESELYIVEGDSAGGSSKQGRDRDRQAILPLRGKVLNVEKAQLRRVLANEEIANLIKAIGTGVEPEFDINGLRYHKIILMADADVDGGHITTLLLTFFYRLMPDLIAKGHVYLAQPPLYQLRKKTTVEYAMSDKERDQLLRKVFRTDPKEPKGVEVARFKGLGEMDPDHLWETTMDPQRRTLLRVGIEDAARAESIFGLLMGNSAADRRGWIEANAQYAENLDI encoded by the coding sequence ATGGTCGAGTACTCCGCCAAGTCAATCTCCGTCCTCGAGGGCCTCGAGGCGGTCCGCAAGCGTCCCGGCATGTACATCGGGTCCACCGACGTGCGCGGGCTGCACCACCTCGTCTGGGAGGTCGTCGACAACGCCGTCGACGAGCACCTCGCGGGCCACTGCAGGAAGATCACCGTCAAGATCCTCAAGGACGGCGGGGTCGAGGTCGCCGACGACGGCCGTGGCATCCCCGTCGAGGAGCACCACAAGCTGAAGGTCCCGGCCCTCGAGGTCGTGATGACCAAGCTGCACGCGGGCGGCAAGTTCGACCAGCAGGCCTACGCCGTCTCCGGTGGCCTCCACGGCGTGGGCGTGTCGGTCGTCAACGCCCTCGCCATCCGCACCCAGGTCGAGGTCAGCCGCGACGGGCAGGTCCACGCCATGCAGTTCAAGCAGGGCAAGCGGACCAAGAAGCTCGAGGTGATCGGCACGGCCGCCCGCGGGGGCAAGGCGACCGGCACCCTGGTCCGCTTCTGGCCGGACCCCGAGATCTTCGACACCACCGACTTCGACGACGAGACCATCGTCACCCGCCTGAAGGAGACGGCCCTCCTCAACCCGGGCCTGCGGATCGACTTCCACGACAACCGGCCGGCCAGCCAGGGCGGGGGGCGCCGCGAGTCCTTCCGCTTCGCCGATGGCCTGACCGACTTCGTCAACGTCCTCCTCGACGGCAAGGACCCGTTGCTCGCCAAGCCGATCGTGATCTCCCGCGCCGAGGAGTTCGACGGCCGGCCGATGGCCTGCGACATCGCCGTCACCTGGATGGAGACCGGCCACTCCGAACGCAGCCGCTCCTACGTCAACATCATCCACACGCCCGACGGCGGCGCCCACGACGAGGGCTTCCGCAAGGCGCTGACCCGCACGTTGAACAAGTGGGGCAGCGACCAGAACAAGCTGTTCGTGCAGAAGGGACCGCAGTCGGTCACCGGTGACGACCTGCGCGAGGGCATGGTCGCCGTCGTCAGCGTCAAGATGCCCGACCCGCAGTTCGAGGGGCAGACGAAGGGCCGGCTCGGCAGCGCGGTGATGCGCAAGTTCGTGGAGAAGGTCGTCGGCGAGGCCCTCGCCGAGTGGCTGGACGCCAACACCGGCGACGGCCGCAAGATCATCAAGAAGAGCTTGCTGGCCGCCAAGGCCCGCCAGGCCGCCAAGGCCGCACGGGACCTGACCCGGCGCAAGGGCATCCTCGACTCCTCCTCCGCCGGCCTGCCCGGCAAGCTGGCCGACTGCTCCTCCCGCAACCCCGAGGAGTCCGAGCTCTACATCGTCGAGGGTGACTCGGCGGGCGGTTCGTCCAAGCAGGGCCGTGACCGCGACCGGCAGGCCATCCTGCCCCTGCGCGGCAAGGTCCTGAACGTCGAGAAGGCCCAGCTGCGCCGTGTGCTCGCCAACGAGGAGATCGCCAACCTCATCAAGGCGATCGGCACCGGGGTCGAGCCCGAGTTCGACATCAACGGACTGCGGTACCACAAGATCATCCTGATGGCCGACGCCGACGTCGACGGCGGGCACATCACCACCCTGCTGCTGACCTTCTTCTACCGGCTGATGCCCGACCTGATCGCCAAGGGACACGTGTACCTGGCCCAGCCGCCGCTGTACCAGCTGCGCAAGAAGACCACCGTCGAGTACGCGATGAGCGACAAGGAGCGCGACCAGCTGCTCCGCAAGGTCTTCCGGACCGACCCGAAGGAGCCCAAGGGCGTCGAGGTCGCCCGGTTCAAGGGCCTCGGCGAGATGGACCCCGACCACCTGTGGGAGACCACCATGGACCCGCAGCGCCGCACGCTCCTGCGGGTGGGCATCGAGGACGCGGCCCGGGCCGAGTCGATCTTCGGGCTGCTCATGGGCAACAGCGCCGCGGACCGGCGTGGCTGGATCGAGGCCAACGCCCAGTACGCGGAGAACCTCGACATCTAG
- the dapE gene encoding succinyl-diaminopimelate desuccinylase, with amino-acid sequence MTTEASETPTAPTDALTGRLTDLLLELCGMPCVTGEEGPIADWMADRYGSRGDVVVRVGNSVVAGVPEDEGDDRPLVLLVGHLDVVPPTPDDLVPRIDGDLVVGRGTSDMKAGLAIAMDAFEDERLRTKGPYRMALVAYAGEEGPEEGNELTDVLEAMPGLADAALAIVLEPTDMEVQLGCMGGLHAEVTFHGQAAHSARPWQGDNALTKAGEWLAGWREDAPVDVEVDGMIYREVTNPTRAWTDNARNVIPGAFTVNVNYRFAPDKDLADAEAVLRERIGDVGEVAIIDRAPACPPNRHAPAVQAFVDAVDGAVTPKQAWTDVARFAQIGVPALNYSPGLGAQAHQQGEHVPIANLAPARRALGRFLAG; translated from the coding sequence ATGACGACCGAGGCATCCGAGACCCCGACCGCCCCCACCGATGCGTTGACCGGGCGCCTGACCGACCTGCTCCTCGAGCTCTGCGGGATGCCGTGCGTCACGGGTGAGGAGGGGCCCATCGCGGACTGGATGGCCGACCGGTACGGCAGCCGCGGTGACGTCGTCGTCCGGGTGGGCAACTCCGTCGTTGCGGGCGTCCCCGAGGACGAGGGGGACGACCGTCCGTTGGTGCTGCTCGTCGGCCACCTCGACGTCGTCCCGCCGACCCCCGACGACCTCGTGCCCCGGATCGACGGCGACCTGGTCGTCGGTCGTGGCACCAGCGACATGAAGGCCGGCCTTGCCATCGCGATGGATGCCTTCGAGGACGAGCGGCTGCGGACGAAGGGGCCCTACCGCATGGCCCTCGTGGCCTACGCGGGGGAGGAGGGCCCGGAGGAGGGCAACGAGCTGACCGACGTGCTCGAGGCGATGCCCGGCCTGGCCGACGCCGCGCTGGCGATCGTCCTGGAACCCACCGACATGGAGGTCCAGCTCGGCTGCATGGGCGGCCTGCACGCCGAGGTCACGTTCCACGGACAGGCGGCGCACTCCGCGCGCCCGTGGCAGGGCGACAACGCCCTCACCAAGGCCGGGGAGTGGCTGGCCGGCTGGCGCGAGGACGCCCCGGTCGACGTCGAGGTCGACGGGATGATCTATCGCGAGGTCACCAACCCCACCCGGGCGTGGACCGACAACGCCCGCAACGTCATCCCCGGGGCGTTCACGGTCAACGTCAACTACCGCTTCGCCCCCGACAAGGACCTTGCGGACGCCGAGGCCGTCCTGCGGGAGCGCATCGGCGACGTGGGCGAGGTTGCGATCATCGACCGCGCCCCCGCCTGCCCGCCCAACCGCCACGCCCCGGCCGTCCAGGCGTTCGTCGACGCCGTCGACGGTGCGGTCACCCCGAAGCAGGCCTGGACCGACGTCGCCCGGTTCGCCCAGATCGGCGTCCCCGCCCTCAACTACAGCCCCGGGCTCGGCGCACAGGCCCACCAGCAGGGCGAGCACGTGCCGATCGCCAACCTCGCACCGGCACGCCGGGCGCTGGGCCGGTTCCTGGCCGGGTGA
- a CDS encoding DapH/DapD/GlmU-related protein translates to MRTLDDIATARTALEATIDGWAQPAAWAVGVATIGPSGSVLDVIFPVVNLDTPSLSAVAVAQQVGHAAGTATHRLTPGQLDAAITVVAPAESVDVPHPNLGAWRQLLSLVDVPAAGGTRQLVVAFVGDLADAPVDAVDAWLRLHLLSHRLVAPHGVALDGVFGLLTNCVWTNHGPFEVEGFEAARLAARVEGRHVEVRLVDKFPPMLDYVVPSGVRVADGNRVRLGAHLAAGTTVMHEGFCNFNAGTLGASMVEGRISAGVVVGDGSDIGGGASIMGTLSGGGTETIRLGERCLLGANSGLGISLGDDCVVEAGLYLTGGTRVAMPDGSVVKARDLSGADGLLFRRNSETGAVEALVRDGGSWSGLNAELHAN, encoded by the coding sequence ATGCGCACCCTCGACGACATCGCCACGGCACGCACGGCCCTCGAGGCCACCATCGACGGCTGGGCCCAGCCCGCTGCATGGGCGGTCGGCGTGGCCACCATCGGCCCGTCCGGCTCGGTCCTCGACGTCATCTTCCCGGTGGTCAACCTCGACACGCCGTCCCTGTCGGCCGTCGCCGTCGCACAGCAGGTCGGCCACGCGGCCGGCACCGCCACCCACCGGCTGACCCCCGGCCAGCTCGACGCGGCGATCACCGTCGTCGCCCCGGCCGAGTCCGTCGACGTGCCGCACCCGAACCTGGGCGCCTGGCGACAGCTCCTCTCGCTGGTCGACGTGCCCGCGGCCGGCGGGACCCGGCAGCTCGTCGTGGCGTTCGTCGGTGACCTGGCCGACGCGCCCGTCGACGCCGTCGACGCCTGGCTGCGCCTCCACCTGCTGAGCCACCGGCTGGTCGCCCCCCACGGCGTCGCGCTGGACGGTGTCTTCGGGCTGCTCACCAACTGCGTGTGGACCAACCACGGCCCGTTCGAGGTCGAGGGGTTCGAGGCCGCTCGCCTGGCCGCGAGGGTCGAGGGGCGCCACGTCGAGGTCCGTCTGGTCGACAAGTTCCCGCCGATGCTCGACTACGTCGTCCCCTCGGGGGTCCGGGTGGCCGACGGCAACCGCGTCCGGCTGGGCGCCCACCTGGCGGCTGGCACCACGGTGATGCACGAGGGCTTCTGCAACTTCAACGCCGGGACGCTCGGTGCGTCCATGGTGGAGGGGCGGATCTCCGCGGGTGTGGTGGTCGGCGACGGCTCCGACATCGGTGGTGGCGCCTCCATCATGGGGACCCTGTCCGGCGGTGGGACGGAGACGATCCGGCTGGGCGAGCGCTGCCTGCTCGGCGCCAACTCGGGCCTCGGCATCTCCCTCGGCGACGACTGCGTGGTCGAGGCCGGCCTGTACCTGACGGGCGGTACCCGCGTGGCGATGCCCGACGGGTCGGTGGTCAAGGCCCGCGACCTGTCCGGCGCCGACGGCCTGCTGTTCCGTCGGAACTCCGAGACCGGGGCGGTCGAGGCGCTCGTACGCGACGGCGGCTCGTGGAGCGGCCTGAACGCCGAGCTGCACGCCAACTAG